From a single Stomoxys calcitrans chromosome 4, idStoCalc2.1, whole genome shotgun sequence genomic region:
- the LOC131997305 gene encoding uncharacterized protein LOC131997305 has protein sequence MGKSSTSSTPKCRICEERHFLKHCPKFQRMPVSERRKVIREKGFCFNCLCTAHTRSWCPSRQKCMVCQQNHHTMVHTDDKSSGTKQQNRNAHFKTKGNGRSDSALRETPVASSRQKHLNERLSRRPTMHVFLPTALARIVTSTGPKKARLLLSSGEAQTVVLKELVERLNVRTTKRDGKEYCCLNLESYHDPLIKIQIHGLVKSQFHTVLPKATNEPKLKALYDHLTDLADPHFFHPSNIEIIVANDQLSKVLRAGLIQSSSNMPLVQSTIFGWVISGACHY, from the coding sequence ctcaacatctagCACACCAAAGTGTCGTATCTGCGAGGAAAGACATTTCCTAaaacattgtcccaaatttcaacgtatGCCTGTCTCGGAACGAcggaaggtcataagagaaaaaGGCTTTTGTTTCAATTGCCTATGCACTGCACATACACGAAGCTGGTGCCCATCCAGGCAAAAGTGCATGGTATGCCAACAAAATCACCACACTATGGTTCATACCGACGACAAATCCTCTGGAACCAAACAACAAAATCGGAATGCCCATTTTAAGACGAAAGGAAACGGAAGAAGCGATTCAGCTCTTCGGGAAACACCTGTAGCCTCTAGCCGTCAGAAACACTTAAATGAGCGTTTGAGCCGACGTCCAACAATGCACGTTTTCCTTCCTACTGCTCTTGCTCGGATCGTGACATCTACTGGTCCAAAAAAAGCGCGATTGCTGCTTAGCTCTGGAGAAGCTCAGACCGTGGTTTTGAAAGAATTGGTCGAACGCCTTAATGTTCGCACTACTAAGCGAGATGGCAAAGAGTATTGCTGCTTAAATCTGGAATCGTATCATGACCCTTTAATAAAAATTCAGATTCATGGTTTAGTAAAATCTCAATTTCACACCGTGCTACCAAAAGCCACTAATGAGCCAAAACTTAAAGCGTTGTATGACCATCTAACCGACCTGGCAGACCCACATTTTTTTCACCCATCGAATATTGAAATCATTGTGGCGAATGATCAACTATCCAAAGTTTTACGAGCTGGCCTAATCCAATCGTCTTCCAATATGCCACTAGTACAGAGTACCATCTTTGGCTGGGTCATCTCAGGTGCTTGTCACTACTGA